Within Thermococcus indicus, the genomic segment GCTAGTCTTCCTGCTGTTCCTGGCCCTCTCCGTCCTCGAAGACGTTGGGTACATGGCCAGGGCAGCGGTTGTCATGGAGCGCATAATGAGGAAGTTCGGCCTGCCCGGCAAGAGCTTCATCCCGCTGGTGCTCGCCTTCGGATGCAACGTTCCAGCGGTGATGGCGACGAGAACGCTCGATGACGAGAGGGACAGGTTGCTGACCATGCTCGTCAACCCGCTGATACCCTGCTCGGCCAGGCTGAGTGTCATAAGCTTCCTGGCGGGGGCTTTCTTCGCCAGCCACCAGGCGCTCGTCGCGGTTAGCATATACGCCACGGCGGTGTTGCTTGCCCTCCTTGTGGCCTGGCTCCTGAGCAGGTTCGTTATCAGGGGCGAGGAGAGCCCGTTCATCATCGAGCTACCGGAGTACCTCATCCCGTCGTGGAAGACGGTGACGCTCCACTCGTGGGAGAGGAGCAAGGAGTTCATAAAGAAGGCGGGAACCATAATCCTACTCGGCTCGATGGCCATCTGGTACCTCAGCAGCTATCCCGTGCAGATGGGCACCGGTGGAAGCTACGCGGAGAGGCTCGGCATGTTTTTCGAGCCGTACATGCGCCTCATGGGCCTCGACTGGAAGGCCGCTGTAAGCCTGCTGTTCGGGATAATCGCCAAGGAGAACGTCATATCGACCTACGGGATAATCTACGGAAGCGAGGAGGCCATAGCGGGAGCGATGACACCGCTCCAGGCCTACGTGCTTGGCATGGTCACCACCCTCTACGTCCCGTGCATAGCCACGATAGGCGCGGTTAGGGCCGAGAGCAACTGGAAATGGGCCGCCTTCACGGTGGTTTACATGATAGCCCTCGCGTCGCTCGTTGGAATCCTGATATGGAACGTGGGGACGGCGCTGGGCTACTGAGGTGTTGGAATGCTGGAGAGGATCCTGGAACTGCTGGAGGAAGGGAAGAGCATAGACGAGATAGCCCGGGAGCTGGACGTTCCGAGGGACGAGGTCGTCGGCGCCATGGAGGTGCTGGCCGACCTCGGCTACCTGGAGCGGGTGGAGGCAGGCAACTCCTGCGCCACCTGCCCCCTTAAGAGCGTTTGCCCCGGTGCCTGCTTCCGCTTCAAGGGGAAGGTGTATCAGCTCCCGGATTTCAGGCTCGGCGGGAAGGAGGTATCGAAACCGTGATGGAGCCTTACAGAACTTATATTTTTTCCGCGGTTAAACCCCGATTTTTGGGGCAAAACACTCATGTGGGGGCCTAAACGCGGATTTTTCGAACTTTTCACCGTCAGTTAAACCTGCCACCGCCGGTTATATATTTTATGGCCGTAAAACATATAAAACCCTTTGTTGAAAGGGTAAACGGTGATACCATGAAGGCAGTTATTCTTGCTGGCGGTTTTGGAACGAGGTTAAGGCCGCTTTCATCGACCAGACCCAAGCCCATGGTCCCGGTTCTTGGCAAGCCAAACCTTCAGTACCTCCTTGAGAGCCTGGAGAAAATCCAGGAGATCGATGAGATAATCCTGTCCGTCCACTACATGAGGGGAGAGATAAGGGAGTTCATCGACGAAAAGATGGCCGACTACCCCAAAACGATACGGTTCGTCAATGACCCGATGCCGCTTGAGACCGGCGGAGCACTCAAGAACGTGGAGGATTACGTGGATGGCGACTTTCTGGTCATCTACGGTGACGTTTTCACGAACTTCGACTTTAAAGAGCTCATCAAGGCCCACAAAGAGAACGACGGCCTCATAACGGTCGCGGTTACCAAGGTCTATGACCCGGAGAAGTACGGAGTCGTCGAGCTGGACGACGGAAACAAGGTCACCCACTTCGAGGAGAAGCCCCACAGGCCGCATACCAACCTCGTCGATGCGGGCATCTACATGGTTAACAAGAAGGTTCTGGAGGAGATTCCGAAGAACAAGGAGGTCTACTTCGAGCGCGAGGTTCTCCCGAAGTACGTGGCCAGGGGACTTGTTTACGCCCACAAAATACCGCGTGAGTACTATTGGATCGACCTCGGGACCCCGGACGACCTCTTCTATGCCCACCAGGTTGCGATGGATGAGATAGCCAAGGAAAACGGCTATTTCGTCATCAAAGAGGGTGCCGAAGTTCCGGAGGACGTTGAGATACAGGGGCCGGTTTACATCGACGAGGGGGTTAAGATAGGCCACGGCGTCAAGATAAAGGCCTACACGTACATAGGCCCGAACACCGTTGTCGAGGACAGGGCCTACTTCAAGCGCGCCATACTCATAGGCAACGACATCGTTAGGGAGCGCGCCGAGATAAAGGACAGCATCCTCGGGGAGGGCGTTGTCGTCGGAAAGAACGTCATACTAAAGGAGACCGCGGTCGTCGGCGACTACGCCAAGATTTACGACAACCTCGTCATCTACGGGGCCAAGGTGCTGCCGTGGAAGAAGGTCGAGGAGTACGAGGCGTACATCAAGATAAAGCTCGACCCGACCAAGGTCAGGCCCGGCGTCACCCCGGACCGTTGCCCGCTCGGCCTGCCGGAGTGTATCTACACCAAATTCAAGGCCATAGCGGGAGAAAAGCCGCCCTGTGACGAGTGCATAGAGAACCAGTGGCTCTTCTGAGTTTTTGTCGGTATTTTCCTTACATTTTTCTTTTGAAAGCCTCCCTTTCGGGGCGGGAGGAGGTCGGGACCCCTTTCAATTCCTCTAAAGTCTTATTGCAACTTGGGGGGCAGGCAAAAGGTTTAAACCCTTTGAGTGGTACTGATATCAGGGGGTAAGTATGCGGCCCACAGTTGCGCTGGCGGCGCTGGTGCTCTTCACAGTGCTCGTTCTCCAGCCGGGAGTACACGCACAGGGGAACACAGTTTACGTTGCAAAGGTCGATGGAATGATAACCGGCTATACAGTCGATCAGTTCGACAGATACATAAGCAGGGCGGAGGATGCGAATGCCTCCGCCATAATTATCGAGCTGAACACCCCCGGCGGCAGGGCCGACGCCATGCAGGAGATAGTAACGCGGATTGAGAGCGCCAGGGTCCCGGTTATCATCTACGTCTACCCCTCGGGCGGAATGGCCGCATCCGCGGGAACGTACATCGCCCTGAGCTCTCATCTCATCGCCATGGCCCCAGGAACGGTGATAGGGGCCTGCAGGCCGATACTCGGCTACGGCCAGAACGGAAGCATCGTCGAAGCCCCGCCGAAGATAACCAACTTCTACGTGGCCTACCTCCGCGAGCTGGCCCGGATGAGCGGCAGGAACGAGACGCTCGCGGCGGAGTTTATAACCGAGGACAGGAGCGTAACCCCCGAGGAGGCCATGAAGTACGGGGTCATTGAGGTCATAGCGACCGACCTTGACGACCTCCTCCAGAAAGCCGACGGCATGGAGACAAAGATGCCGGTCAAGGGCAAGGGGAGGGTCGTGCTGCACATCAAAAACGCAAACGTGGTTTACCTGGAGCCATCCTTCAGGGACACGGTGGTGAAGTACATAACCGACCCAACCGTGGCGTACCTCCTTCTGAACATAGGCTTCATAGGGCTGATATTCGGCTTTTTAACCCCTGGCTGGCACGTGCCGGAGACCATAGGGGCCATACTTCTGGTGCTCGGCCTCATCGGACTGGGCTACTTTGGATACCGCAGCGCGGGCCTGATACTCATGGTCCTGGCGATGATATTCTTCATAGCCGAGGCGCTGACGCCGACCTTCGGCCTGTTTACCGTCGCGGGGATTGTGACCTTCGTCATAGGGGGCATTCTGCTCTTCAGCGGAACCGGAGCTGGAGGTGAGTACCTGGTGACGGGTGAGACGTACTCGGTACTGCGTATAGCGATACTGGTCATGGCAATACTGCTCGGGCTGTTCTTCCTCTTCGGTGCAGCCACTGTGGTCAGGGCCCACCGGAAAAAACCCGAGGCTGGGAAGGAGGAGCTCATCGGGGAGGTCGGAAGGGTCGTGGAGGACATTGATCCAGAGGGCGTCATCAAGCTTCACGGGGAGTTATGGAAGGCGGAGAGCAGGGATGGAAGCATGATCCCTGTCGGGGAGAAGGCCAAGGTTGTTGAAGTCAGGGGATTAACCCTTATCGTCGAAAAAGTTGGGAAAGCAAAGGGGGGAGAATGAATGGCCATAACGGCAAGTACCGTGGTTATTTCGATTGTTTTGTTGTTTGTTTTGATTATACTGGCAACGGCAATAAAGATAGTCAAGGAGTACGAGAGGGCGGTTATATTCCGCCTCGGTAGGGTCGTGGGAGCAAGGGGTCCAGGACTGTTCTTCATCATCC encodes:
- a CDS encoding NfeD family protein, which codes for MRPTVALAALVLFTVLVLQPGVHAQGNTVYVAKVDGMITGYTVDQFDRYISRAEDANASAIIIELNTPGGRADAMQEIVTRIESARVPVIIYVYPSGGMAASAGTYIALSSHLIAMAPGTVIGACRPILGYGQNGSIVEAPPKITNFYVAYLRELARMSGRNETLAAEFITEDRSVTPEEAMKYGVIEVIATDLDDLLQKADGMETKMPVKGKGRVVLHIKNANVVYLEPSFRDTVVKYITDPTVAYLLLNIGFIGLIFGFLTPGWHVPETIGAILLVLGLIGLGYFGYRSAGLILMVLAMIFFIAEALTPTFGLFTVAGIVTFVIGGILLFSGTGAGGEYLVTGETYSVLRIAILVMAILLGLFFLFGAATVVRAHRKKPEAGKEELIGEVGRVVEDIDPEGVIKLHGELWKAESRDGSMIPVGEKAKVVEVRGLTLIVEKVGKAKGGE
- a CDS encoding sugar phosphate nucleotidyltransferase; translated protein: MKAVILAGGFGTRLRPLSSTRPKPMVPVLGKPNLQYLLESLEKIQEIDEIILSVHYMRGEIREFIDEKMADYPKTIRFVNDPMPLETGGALKNVEDYVDGDFLVIYGDVFTNFDFKELIKAHKENDGLITVAVTKVYDPEKYGVVELDDGNKVTHFEEKPHRPHTNLVDAGIYMVNKKVLEEIPKNKEVYFEREVLPKYVARGLVYAHKIPREYYWIDLGTPDDLFYAHQVAMDEIAKENGYFVIKEGAEVPEDVEIQGPVYIDEGVKIGHGVKIKAYTYIGPNTVVEDRAYFKRAILIGNDIVRERAEIKDSILGEGVVVGKNVILKETAVVGDYAKIYDNLVIYGAKVLPWKKVEEYEAYIKIKLDPTKVRPGVTPDRCPLGLPECIYTKFKAIAGEKPPCDECIENQWLF
- a CDS encoding DNA-binding protein, producing the protein MLERILELLEEGKSIDEIARELDVPRDEVVGAMEVLADLGYLERVEAGNSCATCPLKSVCPGACFRFKGKVYQLPDFRLGGKEVSKP